One Clostridiales bacterium DNA window includes the following coding sequences:
- a CDS encoding transposase, with the protein VRSWTCPDCGKYHDRDTNAAINIRNEGMRIVNALT; encoded by the coding sequence TGTTAGGTCGTGGACTTGTCCTGACTGTGGTAAGTATCATGATAGGGATACAAATGCTGCGATAAATATTAGAAATGAGGGCATGAGAATAGTAAATGCCTTAACATAG